From the Balearica regulorum gibbericeps isolate bBalReg1 chromosome 11, bBalReg1.pri, whole genome shotgun sequence genome, the window TACAGGCAGTGCATTTTTATTAACAGGTTATTCAAAAACAACTATAAAGCCAGTAGTTGTATAATAGCTATAAGACTTTTCTCCTTACATTTTGAGTTTATAAAAAAATCGGCGTCTGTGGGAAGAGAAACGTCAGTAATTGCAATCAGGGCAAGGCAGGGACAGCCCCCGTTCTGAaaggcagcagcctgcctgcaaGCCAACCCGCACCAAAGTCACAGAGACCTGCTAGCGCATACCTTGCTCTGAATCAGGCACAGTGCACACAGCATCCCGAAGAATCAGTTGCAGGTGCTGTATGGAAACCATCTTTCTGAGAGTTTTTCTGTTAAGTGCGAGTTTTAGAAAAGAAGCAAGCTTGACCTTCACAGTATGCAAAACTTTGGCTCGGGTCCTAGCTCTTTTCACATGTGAATAGTTCCTGTGGGGCCTCTTCATGTGCTTAGAGTACAAACAATTTCAGGGCTTAGACCTTGATCTGAATGAAGGGTAGCAGCAATACCTTCTGatgtgcagaaatatttttgttcttagtGAAGTAATGCATTTGCTGCATGGACAGAGGTAATCTGCCTTTGACTCTTTATTTTCATGATGTAACTGCTTTGGTTTGTAAAGGGGGTTTGCCCTTTTCAAGGGTAAAGGTTCATTCCAATATCAGTTAAATAAGCCATCTATatctccacctttttttttttttttttgttaaaatgaaataacaatttGCACTAAATTTGCCTTGTGGCTGTGTATTTCAAACATCGTTCAGGCTGAACTGCGGGATCCATTGTAGCTTATCCTTAGACACCACAGGACAAGCGGGATGGGTCATCCCCCCCAGACATGCTGGTGGCTTTCCTTTCTGCAATGGCTGATGCTATCGCAGTTGATCGCTCTTGCACAGGACAAACCATCGTGTAGGTCATTTCGTCTCCCAGTAATATTCAAACctatttcagtattatttttttcaagtaatcatctttattttaatttaagacCAGGAGGACAAGAACATGACAGTGTCCAAACAATACACAGAAATTCCTCCATCAATTTCCTCTTCTGAGGTGTGAAATACAGTTGTCTATTAGGACGTGCCTCTTATGGACTTGGCTATTTCAGAAATCCATTGTAATGACTGCTTAAAGAAATAGGTATTAAAAGGACAGACAACCAATCCTAATCTGTATGCCACCAACGTGATGTAAACCACATACGCACAGCTGCACGCTGCTTTTATTGTTGTCCTTTTGTTGTTTATGTAtgctttatttcacattttattacaaaatgttcagaaatgttgatAAATAGGTATAACTGACCGGGAGGCATTACTCAGCGtgtgctgcactgcagctggGACACGAAATCTCAGATGTGGGAAATGTTGTGTTTGAACCTAACGAGGTTCCTCTACTGTCTGTATATGGGACAAAAACAATGAAGTCACAACTTGCTTCACTAAATTCATAGACTTTAGCACCCAACGTAGTAAAATACAATGGGCATTTGGTCATAGTCAGGCAACTGAAGTACGGTATGGAAATACCACCTAGAAGAGGAATTACATCAGTAGTATTTTAGCATGGTTAATGGCTATGCAATTGTTCATTCCGAGTCGATGTTCAAAGAATCTCACTGAATATATGCGTTAACAGGTAAGATGGATACAATTCGCTGGGGATTTTTACAAGCTGTTTTTAGAAGTCTCTGATCCTCATATATACCTTTATTTCAGAGCAATTCTGGCGTTTAAACTATATTTAGCGATAAAAGTGAGACATCACCTACATCTTGCTACAGTGAAGAAGGTAAAACAAGGCTTCCACATATATCttcatgctatttttaaagaaggacACATGCAAAAATGTGTGCTGTTAGGGTAagtgcaatttcttttcttgttcatcAGAAAAGAGTTTAAAACTGTCTCCTCACCCAACagcaaagtacagaaaaaaatgctaaattatTTACTAATAATTATTGTGTTCACTGAGAAGTGCCTACTGCAGGCATCTgccaaaatactgcaaataatTCAAGATACTCGAATTATTAAAATCAACACCACAAATTAACTATTAATTAAACTGTTTTCACGCAAGCATTCATAAACAGCCACACTCGCCCCCACACTCTCACTTTGCAATCACTGATCCTGCACGTAAAACGAACTGCCTTGGCAAAGGCTGGACTCCCGCCCTGTCTCACGGCCACCAGTCTCCCTACAGCTACAGCGCCCCGGGGAAGCGCCTCCCGTGCGGCCCCGGGCCGGCTCCCACCGCCGCGTCCCCGCGGGCCGTACGCAGCCGACCCGACCGCCCTTCCTCGGTGAGCGGTGCCCGGCCCGGCGCGGGACAGACCGGCCCGATGGCTGAGTGGCGGCCGCCCGGAGGCCAGCCGAGGCGGGCGGTGCTCTCCCGCCCGCGTCCCCCTCCGCAGCTGGTCCCCCGCCTGAGGGTGCGGCACGACCCCGCGCCTCCGCCCCGGCGCCCCCGGCTCGGGTTTCCCGGCATACCTGAGACCTCGGCCCCCAGGAGCGCCCGCCGAAGCGTCCGGGacgcccgcccgcccgccgcggccccgcgcTGCCTCCCCTCGCCCCGGGCACCCGCCGCCGGGAAGGCGCCGTTTggccgccggccccgggcccTCGCCCCCCGCCGCGGGCGCCGAGCCAGGGGAGCGCGTCCCTCCGCGGCGCCGCTGCCCggcgccccccgcccggccccgcgcagcCTTCGCGCGGCGGCTGTTCCGCagcgggagcggggctgcgCCTGCGGCCGACAGCTCCTCCGTCCCCGTGTCACACTCCGCCgggggagggcagagagggCACCCGCCGCACTGCCGAGGACGACGGCCCCCAAGGGGGGCGCGGGGAGCCGGGGACGGTGGCCGCCTCCGCGGGCACGGGCGCTCTCCCAGCCTGGGCCGGGCCGATGCGCCGGAGAGGGCTCTGCcacctcccttcctccccctcgcCGCGGCGCTTGTGCAGGCGGAAAGCAGGCGGGGAGCccggggggagggaggcaggggccAGCCGCCGGCGCGGCGCTGCCCGGCCACCCCGAGCTGGGACCGCGGCGCCCCGCTCTCGACCCGCGCCTGGGCCTGAGGGCCGGTCCTCCCCGGCCCCGAGCGGGGGAGCGCGGGCAGCCGCCCGCCGGGCAGCACCGCCGGCCCCTCCGCGGCCGTGCTGCGgtgcgggggcggggggggggcgccgGGGGGGACTGGGGCCGCCCCCCCGGCGAGGCGGCGGAGCGGCCACGCCGCCGCTTTCGGGGGATTCTCCgagaggaaaaggcagggcGGCTTCCGGGAGGGGGAACCCCCCTCGGCTCGGCTATTCGCATCCCCGGTGTCGCTCCTCCTCCTGGCGGTGATGTCAGCCGCGGGGAGGGCCGGCTGGCAAGCGGCAGAGCGGGGCGCGGGCGGCCGCGGCAGAGCCGAGcaggagccgccgccgccgccgccgccgggacAGCGCGGGCTCCGGGGCGCCGCCGGCAGCGCAGCCCGCGCCCCCAGGGGACCCGCAGCGGCCGCGCCgggccagcagccagccccgcCGGGAGGGGGGCGAGCGCCCAGCGGCGGCGGCTTCCCCGCGAGGGGGACCTGGCGCTCCGCTCCCCTCAGCCGCCCGGCGAGGAGAGGGCTGCCGGGCTGCGCTGCGGAGTGGCACCGAGTTCAGAGTCTCTCCGCGCAACTTAGGTTACGCGGCAGGACCTCTGCGGACTGGTGTGGGGCTTCCCGGGCGCGATTGCGTTTCCATCCTTTTGCAGCTGCAAAAGCCAATAATTAACTAAAcccaacagaaataaaacaaactcgGGCTTACCTAAAAGTTAGgatatgtttttcttcccccccccccccctttcttttacaattttattcCCTGTGTGGAAGTCGCTTATGAATCGTGCTCGGCACACTGCATGAGAAGAAGCGGCTTGTGTTTTGGATCGAGGATTTGCTGTTGCAAAGCGGTCTAACTTCCATGCAGTGGGGCAGCCTTCACTACTCTAACGCCTCGATGATGCGCTGAGGAGCCCATGTAGATTGACATCTTGTGCAGAGAAGGCATTGAAGGTAAGAAGGGGGCTTGGGGAAAAGCGGGATTTTGATACGCTTTTACATTACATCTTTTGTCCAGCATCCCCCTTTCAGCAGAGCATCAGCAGTTCATCCAGAACAGTATCGATAGACTGGGACTGATGAAGTAAAATGAAAGTCTGCTCCTGTGAAAAGTACACGGAGCTCACAACTGATTGCAAaggatgcatttatttttagtctgaTAACACAGCATGTTTATGATGTATGCTCACAGCGCGGACACTGAGCTAACTCACGCAGCGCAGGAATGAGATGTAGGGTCTCAGTCTCTGATGGGCAGTTTGCATTGGCTGCTGCATTCTGTTGAATGTGTACCCCCACTACCTCCCTGGAGCATCCCATCATCCTGCTTGATTTGGTGGGGTTTGCAGATATAGTGCCTAGTATGAacgagagagggagagggatggaaaaaaacccctccataTGGAACATTTTATTGATGTGATCATAATCCTGTAATGGAGATTGCATTAAATGAGGATTGCATCAAAATGCCTAGCTGCTGTGGAGAGACGAGAAAGCAAAAACTATGCTGGATTGTAAATGAAGTTCTTTGATTGAAGGATTTTCTTGAAGCAAGAAGGGATGTCTGTAAGCTTAAAGTTGCTGTGTATGTGGAGTACTGGAATGGGATAAACCCCAGATCaagctgaaatatattttaatttgctcaAGCTCTGGATGCAGTTAGAATTGGTTAGAGGCATTGCAGTGATGGCCAATGAATACTTGGCTTCAGCTATGGAGAccacagaaagggaaggagaggggagaccACAGAAAGGCAAGGAGAGGATTTTATCctttggggaggagaaggatggTTCATTCGTGACTTTTGCCACAATGGCACAAAGCTTACAACCTGCTGGCTACAAGCAGAGACCTTGCAGGCAATCTGGGAAGCTGAGGATTTAGCTCACTTTCCTTTTGCAACCTCGGCATGGTTGCCTGTAAGAAGTAGCTGCGAGGTGCATGCCAAGGGGCAAACAGGGACTTGTTGGCCCCCCTTGGACCCGGGAAGATTCTGTAAGCTTGAGAGAAATGGAGTCAGCTCATCTGGTCCCGTCTTTCTGAGCTTGAGCTGGTAATACATTTTCAGCAATTGTTGCTGCTTATCTCAATTGGCAAAGGAGGGGAGAAGATGTTCAAGCTGATTGAACCGGAGCAGAGCTGAGGACAGTGGATATTATCAACTCACTCTCGGATTTTTTTGTGCTAAATTTTATTGTGGCACAGAGAACTGAGCCACATAGAGCACCTTCTTCAAGCCTTACTGAAAGAAAACCTAGAGAACAAAAAGATTAAGCCCAAGATTAATTGTAACTTTTTGCTTCTCAGCAGTAGAAGTAGCATTGATCTGTCAGATTACACAAGTCAAAAGAGgtaagacaggaaaaaagttatttatttatttgctaacATTTCCACACACACGAAGTTAGCATGCAGATAAACAGCACAGAGTGGGAAAGCACCATTTCTTAGAACCACCTAAGTTACAACTGGTGTAAGCAGCAGAGAAATTCCTGTACAAATACTCAACAGTATTTATCTGTAACTGCAAAAGAGCTggttaaatacaaaattaaatagaataaaccaaacccaaatatCTGATGTTCTCAGAAGTAATTTGTTTTCCCAGGTGAGTTGTGTACAAAACCTGAGGTAATAGCTCCACAGTTCAGTCTCTCTCTTGCTGTATCTTTGGCATAAAGTTGAGAcacaaatgcttattttaaagaaaatgaagaaaagcagcataagCGTATTGAATTCCTcttaagcattttattttggcaaaagATGACTTTCAGTGAATTGTAAGAGATGGGTTTAGAATATTCATGGCTAAACTCCAGGGAGCTTAGTGTTAGTTCAGTAGGCAGAAGGTTCTTCCTCTAAAGAGATATCTGGAAAAgatgtgcttttaaattttaagccaTATCCAGTGAAGACTGTTGGTtgtcacatttaaaaatcatttgctATGCTTCTTAGGGGAATGATGTTTAATCcggaaaataaagcaagtattCCTAGCTCACTTTTTTTATAGAAAGAGCAAGCAGTGTGCTTTAATTGTACTTCTGTATGTACAAATGTTCCAGATTTGACTCTATTTTTTATCAAATAACAGCTGAGGGAAAATTTGTCTTTCGAAACCATGGTTATCCATGGAGATCCTGGTCTGTATTTTTGGTACAGAAGAACTCTGTTTCATGGCTGCATTGTTCATCCttgcagcatttctttaaaCGTGAGCCTTGCTATAGTTAAAGGATAATTTATATTCAGTGTAGTACTGTCTGCTCTGTGGAATTGGCTTTATACATCACAGCCTCTGCAAAAAAGGAGATCAAAGATCTGAACCTGTGGTCCTATATTGCATTTGTATTCTACATGGACTTGAGTAATCTTGTACTGGATCCATTCACACTCCCATAGTTAAGAATGCGTCAGTCTTTCCATTAAAACACCCATTTGCTTAGGAATTTAACAGCTAGTTTTAAAGACGGGCTCTAAGCTTAAGTTAAACACATTCATATAGTAAAAAAAGATATCCTAAGCAATGAAGTATAGCAGCAATTGGCGTTTGCTACTGGAGCACTGTTAAGTTGAATTTATAGAAAGCTTAGTAGAAAATAACACCTGCCTGAAAAATTTAGcgatgaaatggaaaaaataatatccttTCAGATTTGGAAAGCCTTGTCTGGATCTAGGTGACTGTTTACACCTGGATTTTAAAGGGGCCTGTGTTTGTTAAGCAGGCAGTAGGGCTTTTCTTAAAGGAGAACAGCACTAGCTCTAACCAGGAATTAGTCAGATCTCCACTGAAAGGCTCACGTTTAGATTGCATTAGAACTAATGCCTTTGGCATTACTCCAGTTAGTTCTTCTGAGGGTTACGttacaagaacaacaaaaccactcCCAAAGCTCTGCATCTTAACTAAGCCAAGTTATCCCTTCTGTGAGCTAAAAAGAACTATAGATTTCTGAATAATGTTGGTTGTCTGACCAAGGTGTTGAAAGCATTGGGGGATGCTGCTACTAAAGACACTTGCCAGGTAGTCCACCTGAGACCAGCCACTGAGGTAATCACGTACCGACTAATAGTTGGTTTACACTTTAACAGAACCCTTTCTTCTAAAGCACCTCAAAATCTTTTACAATTGCCTGTCTGGGTTACATAGCCATCTTCCAACAGTGAAGCAGTTGCTGCACCTGTGCAAAGTATGTGAATGCTTATAGTAACAACTTTGTGCATATTTCAGGTTAGAAGTTAAAAGCATAGAATTGAAAATACATCTAGATTCAATGTTACAGTTGCACGTGCTACATAGTAGCTACGTTCAAGTAGTAGGTGCAAGATACAGCTTGCCATATTCCAAGTATTTTGGATTGGATGAAATAAATGAGTATTGTTTGAATGAAAAGTTTtgtcctttaaataaaaattcctaaGGGAGATTAATAGTCTTCTGTCCCAATTACCTCTTTCTGCAACGAGATCACTGAGAGGGCATTTGTAACAGTTGTCTGTCTTCAGTGCGCTGAAGTAGTGGTGATCACCTTTCTTGGGTCTTCTGAAAATTCATGCTCCCTGCAAGTAATATGAAACAGGAAATTTAGGGTGGAAAGGGGAATTTGATGATCCCTTAAGATCTGTGGGGAGATTCCCATTCTCATTATCCAGCGGTAAAGTAAGGAAAATAGGTTTAAAACAGTCTTTTTCAATTAGGGTCTCTGAATTGGTAGAGTGTCTTGCCAGGAAGCATCAAAGCTTCGATAGCTTTTGCACATTTAAAAGCTCCACTCAAAGAGGAGTTTAAACTGTCCTTCAGTTTGTCTTTAAGGTGTTATTTTGTGAATGAGAGTGGGATtactggaaaatacattttgagtGATGATAATAATAGTAGTTACCACCTCTGGCACAAGTGAATGGAAgacctaatttttttaatttttgaaagactttttagaaaaaaaatcctgtttccaaataaggaaaattaataaTACTGTCACAATCAGGCAGTAAGATTTCGTATTTGGAtgaaaaacccccaccaaacccacCGCACTTGCATGGGAGGTTTCGTGAAGGTCCAGGgaaagtaaatgtaaaaattagaatacaaataaaaaagactgTGAAATTTAGCCTGTGATACAATCAAATCATGGTAATTTTGACAGTAAATAAGAAACTGTAAAGGGTTTTCTGTAACTGTGTCATAATTAagcattctttttatttgaagtcTTTTGTCATTGCCTTTTATAAATATcctgttaaaaattatttcagatatgCTTAGAAAATAAGTGTTTTCCCATAGATGATGCGCAATTTAGCCTTTTTGATCCAACGTGGCCTGAGCCAAAGCTTCCTGCAGTCTGTGAACAAATTCCTGTCAGAACAGGGCTTTCAGGAATTGCTTCTTGCATTACACCACATCCCTACTTCTACTTCTGCCACTTGTTTAAGCGTTCAACGTGTCAAAGTGGCATAGAAGGCACTGCGGTACAGCTTCGCCTGCACGGATGGCAGACCTTAGCCTGTTTAATTGCTGGTGCTTTACTAACTTCCCAAGgagttcttttaaaatgaccGTTGTTTTCCTTAAGTTGCATTAGACTCCACAAAGATGATGATAGCATTTCAAGGGAACCTACATaaccagagcagcagagagccaAATGCATTCTCAGAGACAGATGGACATTGAAATTGTTTGAGACTTCCAAATTCAGTAGTGAAATTATAAACAGACGTGGCCCACGGTATTTAAACCCTGTCACTGTGGGGCTGAATACGGTATTTGCCTGCTTCATTTTCCTGCCAGGGGAACATCCTGCATTGTGTACTACTTTGATTTCACATGGTTGTTTTGGGGatgattttcttcctccaagctgGTCTAGAA encodes:
- the LOC142603358 gene encoding uncharacterized protein LOC142603358: MPRLQKETQPGSPLLAGRLRGAERQVPLAGKPPPLGARPPPGGAGCWPGAAAAGPLGARAALPAAPRSPRCPGGGGGGGSCSALPRPPAPRSAACQPALPAADITARRRSDTGDANSRAEGGSPSRKPPCLFLSENPPKAAAWPLRRLAGGAAPVPPGAPPPPPHRSTAAEGPAVLPGGRLPALPRSGPGRTGPQAQARVESGAPRSQLGVAGQRRAGGWPLPPSPRAPRLLSACTSAAARGRKGGGRALSGASARPRLGERPCPRRRPPSPAPRAPLGGRRPRQCGGCPLCPPPAECDTGTEELSAAGAAPLPLRNSRRAKAARGRAGGAGQRRRGGTRSPGSAPAAGGEGPGPAAKRRLPGGGCPGRGEAARGRGGRAGVPDASAGAPGGRGLRYAGKPEPGAPGRRRGVVPHPQAGDQLRRGTRAGEHRPPRLASGRPPLSHRAGLSRAGPGTAHRGRAVGSAAYGPRGRGGGSRPGAAREALPRGAVAVGRLVAVRQGGSPAFAKAVRFTCRISDCKVRVWGRVWLFMNACVKTV